ACACAGCGACTCAGAGGATTCTGATAAATCAGATTCAAGTGACAGCGAGTACGCCAGCGACGAGGAAACCAAACCTAAGTCGAACGAGCCGGTGGAGGCCACTGACAACAGAGAGAATGACCCTTCCAAGAGGGGGTCAAAAGACCCTCTGCCCCCTGGCCAAAGCAAGGAGGGCAAAACGGAGGGGCCAGCTACAGCCACAACCATTGCAGATGTGGGGGTAACATCTACCCTCCCTGAAACTTCTAAAGAGAAACAGGTTGTGGATTCCGACAAAGAGATCCCAGAGAAAGCCAAAGCTGCTCCAGCGTCCCCAGTACCCAGAGAGAAGGCACAGGTGAAGCAGGAGACCAGGCAGCCCTCTCTGGTGGATGACTCAGACTCTGAGAGGGAGCTGGTGATCGACCTGGGGGAGGACCAGGGTGGCAGAGACCGCAAGAGGAGTCGGAAAGATGCACATGCCAACAAAGATCCACCAGCAAATAAAACAGAGGGTGTGTGTTCTCCAGTTCCCTACCACaactttattaaaaaaagaagggAAAATGATTATTCAACGAAAACTgttcaatattaaaatatatttctttctgtTGTAGGCAAAGCCCCTTCAAGTGCCCTTACCGTGTCACAAAACCCCACGGTCCCTTCCCTAACCCCCTGCGTGAAAGACCCATCACAGTCTCCACTAGCCATACCTCTAAACATGGTGTCCTTCACTGCTGCTGCTCCCACCACTGTTGGCCCCGCCCCACTGCCCATTGCCACATCCTCAACGGCCCCTGTCGCAGCCACCTCCTCTACCGCCACCGTGAAGAAacagcgccctctgctgcccAGGGAGACTGTCCCCGTGGTGCAGCGCGCAGTGGTGTGGAGCCCCGCCAACAAGTTCCAGACGTCCTCCCAGAAGTGGCACATGCAGAAGGTGCAGCGGCAGCAGCAGAATCAGCAGCCGACCACGCCCCCACTGCAGGCGGCGTCGCCGGGCCAGCCGCAGTCGCTGCCCCAAACGCCGGCGTCAGCAACAACATCGCCTCCACCGCCATCCTCGTCGCCACAGCAGCCTTCCCAAAGCACGCGGTACCAGACCAGGCAGTCCGTTAAAGGTACACCACGGTGTTAGTTGATTGGAAGCTGTTTTAATGCAGCAGCATTCATGAATGTTGTCACTGTGATGTCACTGATCTGTTTTAGAGCAGCAGCATGCCTGAATGTCCTTACTGTGATGTCACTGATCTGTTTTAGAGCAGCAGCATGCCTGAATGTCCTCACTGTGATGTCACTGATCTGTGTTAGTGCAGCAGCATGCCTGAATGTCCTCACTGTGATGTCACTGATCTGTTTTAGAGCTGCAGCATGCCTGAATGTCCTCACTGTGATGTCACTGATCTGTGTTAGTGCAGCAGCATGCCTGAATGTCCTCACTGTGATGTCACTGATCTGTGTTAGTGCAGCAGCATGCCTGAATGTCCTCACTGTGATGTCACTGATCTGTGTTAGAGCAGCAGCATGGCTGAATGTCCTCACTGTGATGTCACTGATCTGTGTTAGTACAACAGCATGCCTGAATGTCCTCACTGTGATGTCACTGATCTGTGTTAGTACAACAGCATGCCTGAATGTCCTCACTGTGATGTCACTGATCTGTGTTAGTGCAGCAGCATGCCTGAATGTCCTCACTGTGATGTCACTGATCTGTGTTAGTGCAGCAGCATGCCTGAATGTCCTCACTGTGATGTCACTGATCTGTTTTAGAGCTGCAGCATGCCTGAATGTCCTCACTGTGATGTCACTGATCTGTGTTAGTGCAGCAGCATGCCTGAATGTCCTCACTGTGATGTCACTGATCTGTGTTAGTGCAGCAGCATGCCTGAATGTCCTCACTGTGATGTCACTGATCTGTGTTAGTGCAGCAGCATGCCTGAATGTCCTCACTGTGATGTCACTGATCTGTGTTAGAGCAGCAGCATGGCTGAATGTCCTCACTGTGATGTCACTGATCTGTGTTAGTACAACAGCATGCCTGAATGTCCTCACTGTGATGTCACTGATCTGTGTTAGTACAACAGCATGCCTGAATGTCCTCACTGTGATGTCACTGATCTGTGTTAGTGCAGCAGCATGCCTGAATGTCCTCACTGTGATGTCACTGATCTGTGTTAGTGCAGCAGCATGCCTGAATGTCCTCACTGTGATGTCACTGATCTGTGTTAGTGCAGCAGCATGGCTGAATGTCCTCACTGTGATGTCACTGATCTGTGTTAGAGCAGCAGCATGGCTGAATGTCCTCACTGTGATGTCACTGATCTGTGTTAGTACAGCAGCATGCCTGAATGTCCTCACTGTGATGTCACTGATCTGTGTTAGTGCAGCAGCATGGCTGAATGTCCTCACTGTGATGTCACTGATCTGTGTTAGTGCAGCAGCATGCCTGAATGTCCTCACTGTGATGTCACTGATCTGTGTTAGTACAGCAGCATGCCTGAATGTCCTCACTGTGATGTCACTGATCTGTTTCCGTTGTTGATGTTCAATCTAGCTGTCCAGCAGAAAGACCTTCAGCTCGGTACGTCGACTTCGGCTGTAACTTTGGTGACCAGTGCCCCTGCCTCTGTGGCCATGATGGCAGCCACCGGAGTAGGCACAGGCCCCTCCAACTTCCCCTCCACCTCTGTGGCAGGGGATGTACAGATCCCCACCGCGTCAGCGGACGTAGCGGCTGACATTGCCAAGTACACTAATAAAGTGAGTACGCCAGGCCTGACTGATGGCTATGTTAAGGATGTAGATTACAGCGTATTATTTACATGTTAGTCTTCTAGTAGACACAGTCAGCACATTCATCTAGGTGGGACAACCCCACCACCCATTCATAGCAAGTACACTTTACTCAATTAGCTATCAGTAAAGTGAGGGCTAGAAAAAATTATTTACCAAAGGCAACAGGTGCACCGACCAACAGTGAGTTTCAGTACTCCAGAAGTAAAATGACAAATGTCTGGATTAATACGCTCGTCTCTTCCTGTTTGAGGTAAGGACAGACTACAACTGTTGTTGAGCATAAACGTACAAGGGTGGTCCTCTACGTCATATTGTTGGAGCGGCTTGCCAAGTAGGATGTAATCCGAGAGTGTGTAGAGCCTGAGATCTCCAGCTCTaagagggtggagaggaggatctgatggtttacagatagatCTAGGAGAAGGACAACAAAGGAAACGGGGTCAGTTTGGGAAGTGTGAAGAGCCCCTGAAAGAGGAAAACTGACTCAGTTCATTGACCTGCTGAAGGCTCACAGTGACGTTTAGGATCAACTTAAAGTGATCTATAGGGTTGAGGAGATCAACCTATAATGACGTTTAGGGGTGAGGAGATCAACCTATAATGACGTTTAGAGTTGAGGAGATCAACCTATAATGACGTTTAGGGTTGAGGAGATCAACCTATAGTGACGTTTAGGGTTGAGGAGATCAACCTATAGTGACGTTTAGGGTTGAGGAGATCAACCTATAGTGACGTTTAGGGTTGAGGAGATCAACCTATAGTGACGTTTAGGGGTGAGGAGATCAACCTATAATGACGTTTAGGGTTGAGGAGATCAACCTATAGTGACGTTTAGGGTTGAGGAGATCAACCTATAGTGACGTTTAGGGTTGAGGAGATCAACCTGTAGTGACGTTTAGGGTTGAGGAGATCAACCTATAGTGACGTTTAGGGTTGAGGAGATCAACCTATAGTGACGTTTAGGGTTGAGGAGATCAACCTATAGTGACGTTTAGGGTTGAGGAGATCAACCTATAGTGACGTTTAGGGTTGAGGAGATCAACCTATAGTGACGTTTAGGGTTGAGGAGATCAACCTATAATGACGTTTAGGGTTGAGGAGATCAACCTATAGTGACGTTTAGGGTTGATCTTTCTGAGTTGACAGCAGAGTTGGGCAGAGACAGCATGTGCAAATGTTCTGGAAAGAAAAGGCTAGGGATACCcatctgttgtttttgtggtgtgTTGGTTTGTTGACGAGGATATTCAGAGTTGACAAAGCCAGTGGTTAAGAAGGAGTTGACGTGGGATGTGATTAATGCAAAGGCCTTGCAAGATCATCTTACTCATGTGTATTACAATGCTTTTTCATTTAGTTGAGAAGTGATTAGCCATTGGTCTCTTTgatattctgaaatgttttacattacgTCTTTTTCAGATAATGGACACAATCAAAGGAACGATGAGTGAGCTATACAATGACCTTTCCAAAAGCACATCAGGCAATACAATAGCAGAGGTAGGTATCTGCTGATAAGCCCTTTGAGGCCCTGAATGCCACCCTTCATTTAAGAGCTAGCTGTATAACTGCGTCCTTGTCTTTCTCACACAGATTAGACGATTGAGAATTGAAATAGAAAAACTGCAGTGGCTTCATCAACAGGAGCTGTCAGAAATGAAGCACAATCTAGGTAAGGATCTTTGCATTACTTAAGCTGACACTGTAGAAGACCCCGTCTTATCCGAGTCAACAGACTGTCAGTCAACATTACAATGGGACCACTGACAAAGGACAGGAAGTCACGTTGTGGGGAAGGTCACGTTATGTTGTGTACGTGCGCACATGTAGAGTTGACCATGGCAGAGATGAGGCAGAGTCTGGAGCAGGAGAgggagcgcctggtggccgagGTGAAGAAGCAGATGGAGGTAGAGAAACAGCAGGCGGTGGACGAGACCAAGAAGAAGCAGTGGTGTGCCAACTGCAGGAAGGAAGCCATCTTCTACTGCTGCTGGAACACCAGCTACTGTGACTACCCGTGCCAGCAGGCCCACTGGCCGGAACACATGAAGTCCTGCACGCAGTCAGGTAACACATACCGGCCATATTCAAAGAATTGGTTTGAAAGAAATTGGATCCATTTGACTGTAGGCTCAGTTGTCTTACAGTTGTGTAGTTACagtatgtgtttctgttcaccttTTTGTAGCAACAGCTTCACAGCAAGAGCCTGAGTCCGAGTCTACTACAGACGGCCCAAATAAAGCCCCAGGGCAGGCCAGCGGTGGTCAAACCTCCATCAGAGAAATGACAGCATCTGCCTCCATAGACAAAGACTCTAATGTGGAGAAAATCAAGGACAATGTCATGGTTAGTCTGTCCTAACACTGAGCCCTTGCCCTAACACCAAGAAGCAGTCATTACACTTGGACCTGTAAAATAAAACTATGGACACCTTCTTAACTAATGGACACTGACAGTTTTCTTCTgcatttctcatttcaaatcGCTGCTCTGGAGCAATCcaaatgctttttttgttttgtttcttattgATATTTTTCCTCAGTGTTTTTATCCACGGTTGAATATTTCCGAAAAGCTACAAACATTATTTTCCTTGGCAATTATACCTTATGACCTGGAAATCCGAAAGGCCAAAGTTGGGGCATGTGACCACTAGAGGGCATCACTTGTTCTCTCTAACGCATTACACATTACACTCCCATTGCAACCTTACAGAAGCAGACTTGGCATAGAAGAAATTTGATGACTACATCAGCAAGTGTATCTATTATTGTCTTTACTATATATGAATAAACATGTATAGTTTTTGAAAGTGTAAAGAGTTAGACCTTTTGACTGTTGGTCACCTTGCTGACCGAACTCAGTGTGAGTGGACCAGAATGGAATATGGCTTAAGGTGACTGTTGATCACCTAGATGACCGAACTCAGTGTGAATGGACCAGAATGGAACATGGCTTAAGGTGAATGTtgacacacaggtctgtgatttatttttttgtattgtccaTTTCGTaccttaatttatttttttatttatactgaAATGTTACTATAAGGTATTTTTTACAGACGTCATGGTCAATGGACCACCTGTTGAAGATGGTTGTGAGGCTTTTTAATTTagaatatttttctttcctcccttgtactcattatttttttataatgcaacagccattttgtctgtttttgacatttgtgtttattcTCTTTCATTTTGTATTGTTGCAACTGAGACATTTAAAGGCAAACACAGACTTAGTTTTTAACAAAGAAAGGGAATAAAATACACCACTAGtttttgatttttttgtgtgtgtttttctgaagagaatagaaaaacaaacatttacatatcTGGTTGAAAATCATAGCATACGTGTATTAAACTGGTCTTTGAGCATCAGGTTTTAGTGCTTCACTACACCTTATTCACTCATCTGCCGGGAAAACCCATTTCTTTCCATAAACTATTgtcatactacaatctactgtaaTGGAATCATTCCTTTCCCTGTATAGAAAAGAAACTATCTGAACTCTGTTGTATTTCATGTTGGTTTACattctgtaaataaataaaatatgttgttctGAAAAGTCATTGAACTTTGAAAAGTCGTTGATCACATCCTATCAGAATAAATACCTAAGGATGGGattttttaaatgggttttcTAGATTctaaaatgcttttaaataaatTGATGTTCATTTGATTTCCGCTATAACCTAATGAACAAAATCTTACTTTTGGAAAACCATAAACACAACCTTGCAAAAAATGCCAAACTCAGTCAAGTAAATACaagatgattttgcaggttttcctacttacaaagcttgtagaggtctgtactttttatcataggtacacttcagctgtgagagacggaatctaaaacaaaaatctagaaaatcacattgtatgattttgtaataattaattaccattttattgcatgatgtaagtatttgatcacctaccaaccagtaagaatttcgactctcacagacctgttagtttgtctttaagaagcgctcctgttctccactcattacctgtattaattgcacctgtttgaactcattagctgtataaaagacacctgtccacacactcaatcaaacagacgccaacctcGCCACAATGtccaagatcagagagctgtgtaaggacatcagggataaaattagacctgcacaaggctgggatgggctgcaggacaataggcaagcagtttggtgagaaggcaacaactgttggtgcaattattagaaaatggaagaagttcaagatgacggtcaatctccctcagtctggggctccatgcaagatctcacctcaagtggcatcaatgatcatgaggaaggtgagggatcagcccagaactacacggcaggaccgtattgaggggaggatggatggggccatgtatcgtgagatctttgccaacaacctccttccctcagtaagagcattgaagatgggtcgagGCTGGGTCGTCcatcatgacaacgacccgaaagacagccagggcaactaaggagtggctccgtaagaagcatctcaaggtcctggagtggcctagccagtctccagacctgaacccaatagaaaatctttggatggagctgaaagtccgtattgcccagcgacagccccgaaacatgaaggatctggagaaggtctgtatggaggagtgggccaaaatccctgctgcagtgtgtgcaaacctggtcaagaactacaggaaacaaattatctctgtaattgcaaacaaaggtttatgtaccacatattaagttctgcttttctgatgtatcaaatacgtatgtcatgcaataaaatgcaaattaattacttaaaaatgatacaatgtgattttctagatttttgttttagattctgtcactcacagttgaagttgattaaaaaaatgacagacttctacatgctttgtaagtgggaaaacctgcaaaatcatcagtgtatcaaatacttgttctctccactgtaatgTCAAACAAAACTAAAACCCTTTCATTCTGTGTATAAAACGTCAATCAGCAATCAGTACTTATTTACGCATAAAAGCTGTCACCTTTGGCTATTTGCATGAATGGACGAAGCAAGAAGCAAAGGGGTGGGCAAGGACAAAGGAAAGGTATAAAGGATATGGAATAAGAGAGCATGGTGTTTGAGTAGCTCAACAGGGTATTTAAAGAGCTAATCATTCAGGTGAAAATGGCCTGTAattggtactattttctttgaCATTTGAAAATACATGACTTTTTTATACCACCTAACAGATACACAAAAGGATATAAACACAGTAAAGTCCAAGACAAGTCTCCATTGTGGTCCTCAGTAAGGACATCTGGAATCGCAGAAGGTGACACGGGCACTCAGTGTTCTACACTCAGTcgtaacaacaataaaatagtTACGTATTCTCTATTTTATTATCTCAATGAAATCTTCCAGAAGGTAAAATCTGTTTCTTTTCGGGCCTTTAGTGTGCTTCTGATTTGTGGGGTGCGGGCATTGCATTGTGCAACTATACGTATACTGTATGCACAGTATCTGttatcacaaaacaaaaatctactTCTACATCATCCACTTGTGTAGTTTAAACCATTAATCATGCCTTAGAGGATTGTTTAAACCTATGCATGGTAGAAACCAAGAGCTCATTCCACTCAACCACAGTGTACATAAAAGGTGTTCTGACCAGTACAACTCTTGAACAGGTTGGTAACAAGTCAATGTCACTGCCTCTCATAGAGTGAAAATGTAAGTCCTTTAATGCAGTAAAACACCCTTTAAATGTATTGGTTGACTGAGTCATGGTGAAAATTCTGGGCCAATCCCACCTTAAGCTGAATCACCAGTTCACTTGTTTATCTTACCTTCCACCCTCTTGGATTTGCGTATCTCAAGCTATGCACACTCTTGGCTTGCTACGTACCTGGCAGAagagttttttgttttgctgcCTCTTACTTCTCGTGTTCCCCATGGCATTGTTTTTCCTATCACTACTATGCAGATGACATTTAGAtgtctttctccttcccccctTCTGACACCCTGGTGacaacacacatttctgtttgcCTGGCTGATATCTCTTCTTGGATGTTGGCACACCACCTCAAACTTAACCTTGACAAGACTGAGTTTCTCTTCTTTAGTGGGAAGGCCCTGTCCGCTCCAGGACATGTCCATCATGTTTGACAACTGCACAGGGTCCTCCTCCCTGAGTGCAAAGAACCTTGGCTTAACCCTAGACGAAACGCTGTTGTTCTCCGCAAAAACTAAGAGGGTGACTCTCTTCTGCAGGTTCATGCTCAAAAACGTCTGTAGAGTATGACCTTACCTACACATAGGATGCAGCACAGGTACTTGTCCAGGCACTCTCACATTTGG
This sequence is a window from Esox lucius isolate fEsoLuc1 chromosome 17, fEsoLuc1.pri, whole genome shotgun sequence. Protein-coding genes within it:
- the zmynd8 gene encoding protein kinase C-binding protein 1 isoform X6, producing the protein MHPQSVAEEEVKTESEAVEGMEIATRSKVLDPVPVERAAQKRKVPSPPHSSNGHSPAETSPSPVKKKKKPGAVSSSKDQDGRNDFYCWLCHREGQVLCCELCPRVYHAKCLKLPAEPEGDWFCPECEKITVAECIETQSKAMTMLTLEQLSYLLKFALQKMKQPGTEPFQKPVSLEQHPDYAEYIFHAMDLCTLEKNTKKKMYGCTEAFLADVKWILHNCIIYNGGNHKLTATAKVIVKICEHEMNEIEVCPECYLSACQKRDNWFCEPCSNPHPLVWAKLKGFPFWPAKALRDKDGQVDARFFGQHDRAWVPLNNCYLMSKEIPFSVKKTKSIFNSAMQEMEVYVENMKKKFGVFNYAPFRTPYTPDNQYQMLLDPANPSSGLVRPEKQEKIKFNFDMTASPKMPLARGMLSGGGGAMGGVGGSTGQRISLTDMPRSPMSTNSSAHTGSDGEQDNPDKGQTRAPASHFSAGEESMDCTASPASTRPGSASGAKDSPKPALSLVPKQEKAGSTGSILNLNLDRSKAEMDLKELSKTVQQQQQGAPPILPSPKKQIRSRFQLNLDKTIKSCKAQLGIDEISEDVYKEVEHSDSEDSDKSDSSDSEYASDEETKPKSNEPVEATDNRENDPSKRGSKDPLPPGQSKEGKTEGPATATTIADVGVTSTLPETSKEKQVVDSDKEIPEKAKAAPASPVPREKAQVKQETRQPSLVDDSDSERELVIDLGEDQGGRDRKRSRKDAHANKDPPANKTEGKAPSSALTVSQNPTVPSLTPCVKDPSQSPLAIPLNMVSFTAAAPTTVGPAPLPIATSSTAPVAATSSTATVKKQRPLLPRETVPVVQRAVVWSPANKFQTSSQKWHMQKVQRQQQNQQPTTPPLQAASPGQPQSLPQTPASATTSPPPPSSSPQQPSQSTRYQTRQSVKAVQQKDLQLGTSTSAVTLVTSAPASVAMMAATGVGTGPSNFPSTSVAGDVQIPTASADVAADIAKYTNKIMDTIKGTMSELYNDLSKSTSGNTIAEIRRLRIEIEKLQWLHQQELSEMKHNLELTMAEMRQSLEQERERLVAEVKKQMEVEKQQAVDETKKKQWCANCRKEAIFYCCWNTSYCDYPCQQAHWPEHMKSCTQSATASQQEPESESTTDGPNKAPGQASGGQTSIREMTASASIDKDSNVEKIKDNVMVSLS